Proteins from one Natrinema salinisoli genomic window:
- the cobN gene encoding cobaltochelatase subunit CobN: MTTIGIYTATENELGSIGRAAERLEDIELEVRSESDLEDEADVEEFVEELHDAAAAIFWLHGAEDSMPGYDYATGALEEAGVPLIVKATGDAFAFEDTTVSDGHRDRVYDYLEKGGTINVANLCRFLAAEYEGRDIEYDEPTELPTEGVYHPDHPGIEYEDLLETHDPDKPTVAVWFYESHWTHENTRYVDAQVRALEEQGANALPFFCNPATDTDEQEDAEWVTDNWLIDDGGNSIVDAVLSSFMFSLSMDERGRSASDEGSGAEDVFLDRLGVPVLQTVTTMRSRSRYESSDTGVMGFELALSVALPEFDGNVITHPISGKERTDDEAGIGSAPKHHFPIEDRIDHATRLAVNWAELRHTPNEEKQVAVVLHNYPPSDDGIGTAFGLDSPESTVNLLEELEERGYDLGDGMPDSGQSLVEKLTAQLTLEDRWVAPEDVRDLSVDVVSSDTYEEWFSDTDERFQENIIEEWGDVPDRPFAIPGVEFGNVLVTVQPPRGFGMDPSKVYHDSNLQPPHDYYAFYGWLRNTFETNAVVHLGTHGSLEWLPGKTVGLNGESAPDQLIDDIPNVYPYIVNNPGEGTQAKRRSYAAIVDYLTPVMRNAGTYDELSELEELANQYREAGMEDARSDDGEHLADLMREKVEELDLAVELGITGTIDEKTDVRGPDEAGSTLAEGDIEGDEVDIDELVERIHEYLTDVKTTQIRLGLHTMSEPPEGERLTEYLVALTRLENPGAPSLRESVAGALGVDYQTMLDSPGEYAEDLGMTHAEAADIVYETSVDLIETLAEHDFDIPVSEREAGPDDEVNMNLLVVDLETIGDGRAKSGAHNDLREALAYICEEAQPRVQGAEDEIPRTADALSGEYVPPGGSGAPTRGGVDLLPTARNFYTLDPRKVPAKAAWQVGSEVAEGVLERHHSENDEYPEEIGVVAWGTPTVRTRGETIAQVLAMMGVEPQWTDAGRIDDVEPIPLEELDRPRIDVTTRVSGLFRDAFPAAAGVIHDAVDAVVDLDEPHEMNYVKKHVEEEQAELEEEEGLDESDARKAAKHRVFTTRPGGYGAGTNKAVDEGNWDDRSDLAEVYVQWGGYAMGSRGRVSDAHNAFERRLSSVDATVKIEDTMEQDEFDSSDWYAFHGGFISAVSEISGEEPASYVGDSSDPDNVDVYTNEEKVRKAMRSRVLNPDWLESMEDHGYKGAGDLSTTVDVTLGWDATTGVVSDTLWEEVAEKFAFDEDRQDWMRDVNPWALESITDTLLEAVERDLWDADDETIDRLRDLNLEVEGDLEARTTNEGVGAEASTDD; encoded by the coding sequence ATGACAACGATTGGGATCTATACTGCGACGGAGAACGAACTCGGCTCGATCGGCCGGGCCGCCGAGCGTCTCGAGGATATCGAACTCGAGGTCCGCTCGGAGAGCGACCTCGAGGACGAGGCCGACGTCGAGGAGTTCGTCGAGGAATTGCACGACGCCGCGGCGGCGATCTTCTGGCTGCACGGGGCCGAAGACAGCATGCCCGGCTACGACTACGCGACGGGCGCACTCGAAGAGGCGGGCGTGCCGCTGATCGTCAAAGCGACCGGCGACGCCTTCGCGTTCGAGGACACGACGGTTTCGGACGGGCATCGCGACCGCGTCTACGACTACCTCGAGAAGGGCGGGACGATCAACGTCGCGAACCTGTGTCGGTTCCTCGCGGCCGAGTACGAGGGCCGCGATATCGAGTACGACGAGCCCACCGAACTCCCCACGGAGGGCGTCTACCACCCCGATCATCCGGGAATCGAGTACGAGGACCTGCTCGAAACCCACGACCCGGACAAACCCACGGTCGCCGTCTGGTTTTACGAATCACACTGGACACACGAGAACACCCGCTACGTGGACGCGCAGGTCCGGGCGCTCGAGGAACAGGGGGCGAACGCCCTGCCGTTCTTCTGTAATCCTGCAACGGACACCGACGAACAGGAAGACGCCGAGTGGGTGACGGACAACTGGTTGATCGACGACGGCGGGAATTCGATCGTCGACGCCGTGCTCTCCTCGTTCATGTTCTCTCTCTCGATGGACGAGCGCGGCCGCAGCGCCAGCGACGAAGGCAGCGGTGCGGAGGACGTCTTCCTCGATCGGCTCGGCGTTCCCGTTCTGCAGACGGTCACCACGATGCGCTCGCGGTCGCGCTACGAATCCAGCGACACGGGCGTGATGGGCTTCGAACTCGCCCTCTCCGTGGCGCTGCCGGAGTTCGACGGCAACGTGATCACGCACCCCATTTCCGGCAAGGAGCGAACCGACGACGAGGCCGGCATCGGCTCCGCGCCGAAACACCACTTCCCCATCGAGGACCGGATCGACCACGCCACCCGACTGGCGGTCAACTGGGCCGAACTTCGGCACACGCCGAACGAGGAGAAACAGGTCGCCGTCGTCCTCCACAACTACCCGCCGAGCGACGACGGGATCGGGACCGCGTTCGGCCTCGACTCGCCGGAGTCGACGGTAAATTTGCTCGAGGAACTCGAGGAGCGGGGGTACGATCTCGGTGACGGCATGCCCGACAGCGGGCAGTCGCTCGTCGAGAAGCTGACCGCACAGCTCACGCTCGAGGACCGGTGGGTCGCGCCGGAGGACGTTCGCGACCTGTCGGTCGACGTGGTCTCCTCGGATACGTACGAAGAGTGGTTCAGCGATACCGACGAGCGCTTTCAGGAGAACATCATCGAAGAATGGGGCGACGTACCGGACCGCCCGTTCGCGATTCCGGGCGTCGAGTTCGGGAACGTCCTCGTGACGGTCCAGCCACCGCGCGGGTTCGGGATGGATCCCTCGAAGGTCTACCACGATTCGAACCTGCAGCCGCCACACGACTACTACGCCTTCTACGGCTGGCTCCGGAACACGTTCGAGACTAACGCGGTCGTCCACCTCGGAACCCACGGCAGCCTCGAGTGGCTCCCCGGCAAGACCGTCGGACTTAACGGCGAGAGCGCACCCGACCAACTGATCGACGATATCCCGAACGTCTATCCCTACATCGTCAACAACCCCGGCGAAGGAACGCAGGCCAAGCGCCGTTCGTATGCGGCGATCGTCGACTACCTGACCCCCGTCATGCGGAACGCGGGCACGTACGACGAGCTTTCAGAACTCGAGGAACTCGCCAACCAGTACCGCGAGGCCGGAATGGAGGACGCCCGGAGCGACGACGGCGAACACCTCGCGGATCTCATGCGGGAGAAAGTCGAGGAACTCGACCTCGCCGTCGAGTTAGGTATCACCGGCACGATCGACGAGAAGACCGACGTTCGCGGGCCCGACGAGGCCGGTTCGACGCTCGCGGAAGGCGATATCGAGGGAGACGAGGTCGATATCGACGAACTGGTCGAACGGATCCACGAGTACCTCACGGACGTGAAGACGACCCAGATCAGGCTCGGGCTGCACACCATGTCCGAGCCGCCGGAGGGCGAGCGCCTGACCGAGTATCTGGTCGCCTTGACGCGCCTCGAGAACCCTGGCGCGCCGAGCCTGCGCGAGAGCGTGGCCGGCGCGTTGGGCGTCGACTACCAGACGATGCTCGACTCGCCCGGCGAGTACGCTGAGGACCTCGGAATGACGCACGCCGAGGCCGCGGACATCGTCTACGAGACCAGCGTCGACCTGATCGAGACGCTCGCCGAGCACGACTTCGACATCCCGGTCTCGGAGCGCGAGGCGGGGCCGGACGACGAGGTGAACATGAATCTCCTCGTGGTCGACCTCGAGACGATCGGCGACGGGCGCGCGAAATCCGGCGCGCACAACGATCTCCGGGAGGCTCTGGCCTACATCTGCGAGGAGGCCCAGCCCCGCGTACAGGGCGCGGAGGACGAGATTCCCCGCACTGCAGACGCGCTCTCGGGCGAGTACGTGCCGCCGGGCGGCTCCGGCGCGCCGACCCGCGGCGGGGTGGACCTGCTGCCGACCGCGCGGAACTTCTACACGCTCGACCCGCGCAAGGTGCCGGCGAAGGCCGCCTGGCAGGTCGGCAGCGAGGTCGCGGAGGGCGTCCTCGAGCGCCACCACAGCGAAAACGACGAGTACCCCGAGGAGATCGGCGTGGTCGCCTGGGGGACGCCGACCGTGCGCACCCGCGGCGAGACCATCGCCCAGGTGCTCGCGATGATGGGCGTCGAACCGCAGTGGACCGACGCTGGACGGATCGACGACGTCGAACCGATTCCGCTCGAGGAGCTCGACCGACCCCGAATCGACGTGACGACGCGCGTCTCCGGGCTCTTCCGGGACGCGTTCCCGGCCGCGGCGGGCGTCATCCACGACGCCGTCGACGCGGTCGTCGACCTCGACGAGCCCCACGAGATGAACTACGTGAAGAAACACGTCGAGGAGGAGCAGGCGGAACTCGAAGAAGAAGAGGGCCTCGACGAATCGGATGCACGAAAAGCGGCGAAACACCGCGTCTTTACGACCCGGCCCGGCGGCTACGGTGCCGGGACGAACAAGGCCGTCGACGAGGGCAACTGGGACGACCGCTCCGATCTGGCCGAGGTGTACGTCCAGTGGGGCGGCTACGCGATGGGGTCGAGGGGGCGCGTCTCGGACGCCCACAACGCCTTCGAACGTCGGCTTTCGAGCGTCGACGCGACGGTCAAGATCGAGGACACGATGGAACAGGACGAGTTCGACTCCTCGGACTGGTACGCCTTCCACGGCGGCTTCATCTCCGCCGTCTCGGAGATCTCGGGCGAAGAACCCGCCTCCTACGTCGGCGACTCCTCCGATCCGGACAACGTCGACGTCTACACGAACGAGGAGAAGGTCCGCAAGGCGATGCGCTCGCGCGTGCTGAATCCCGACTGGCTCGAGTCCATGGAGGACCACGGCTACAAGGGCGCGGGCGACCTCTCGACGACGGTCGACGTGACGCTGGGCTGGGATGCCACCACTGGCGTCGTGAGCGACACCCTCTGGGAGGAGGTCGCCGAGAAGTTCGCCTTCGACGAGGATCGGCAGGACTGGATGCGCGACGTCAATCCGTGGGCGCTCGAGTCCATCACGGACACCCTGCTCGAGGCGGTCGAGCGGGACCTCTGGGACGCCGACGACGAGACGATCGACCGACTGCGCGATCTCAATCTCGAGGTCGAGGGCGATCTCGAGGCGCGGACGACCAACGAGGGCGTCGGCGCGGAGGCGTCGACCGATGACTAA
- a CDS encoding precorrin-8X methylmutase, translated as MSDQQQEFENEYADLGATTQNAMDIAETSMDIVRQFVPDETLADRVRQKSVHSMGDIEFQHLIEFTGSDELGDDEDAPVRAGARAVLDEATIVTDITMSKAGITGRGHNCEKRKAIGNGAELAEETGMTRTAASVLELDKQGVYDGAIATIGNAPTAAFALADCIEDGTRPAAIVATPVGFVKAEESRQRIREVSEEYDVPAITNVGRRGGSGLAAALTNELIHVAKDVRTDEIDLELDTETRAADGRNR; from the coding sequence ATGAGTGACCAGCAACAGGAGTTCGAGAACGAGTACGCGGATCTGGGCGCAACGACGCAGAACGCGATGGACATCGCCGAGACGAGCATGGACATCGTCCGGCAGTTCGTGCCGGACGAGACGTTGGCCGATCGGGTCCGCCAGAAGTCGGTCCACTCGATGGGCGACATCGAGTTCCAGCACCTGATCGAGTTCACCGGGAGCGACGAACTCGGGGACGACGAGGACGCTCCGGTTCGGGCCGGCGCTCGAGCCGTCCTCGACGAGGCGACGATCGTGACCGACATCACGATGTCGAAGGCCGGCATCACGGGCCGCGGCCACAACTGCGAGAAGCGCAAGGCGATCGGCAACGGCGCGGAGCTGGCCGAAGAGACGGGGATGACCCGGACCGCGGCTTCGGTGCTCGAGCTCGACAAACAGGGCGTCTACGACGGCGCGATCGCGACGATCGGCAACGCGCCGACGGCTGCCTTCGCGCTGGCGGACTGCATCGAGGACGGCACTCGGCCGGCCGCGATCGTCGCGACACCCGTCGGCTTCGTCAAGGCCGAGGAGAGCCGCCAGCGAATCCGCGAGGTCAGCGAGGAGTACGACGTCCCGGCGATCACGAACGTCGGCCGGCGCGGCGGCAGCGGCCTCGCCGCAGCGCTGACGAACGAACTGATCCACGTCGCGAAGGACGTCCGGACCGACGAGATCGACCTCGAGCTCGACACCGAAACGCGGGCCGCGGACGGCCGGAACCGATGA
- a CDS encoding cobalt-precorrin-7 (C(5))-methyltransferase — protein sequence MSGEYDLDAGPDPARFAAGAAEPDIDEATDDPVYAVGVGPGNTEYLTPRGERAIREADVVIGFTTVVEFVEDETDADLLTCGYKDEAEALEEFGERVAAGESGTAVAMGDPNHSGYQFVGKVQDTVERHDTEIPVRIVPGISSLQMAASRARTPMEDTEFVTLHKSGDLESDMDRLAAAVDDRHLLVLPRPYDRMPGDIADFLLEHGADPDLEALVLEKLTHDDEQIHRFTLAELAEHAGGSGKEDTPFSDLVVLAVRQPISVG from the coding sequence ATGAGCGGCGAGTACGACCTCGACGCGGGACCGGATCCGGCCAGGTTCGCGGCGGGGGCAGCCGAGCCGGACATCGACGAAGCGACGGACGACCCGGTCTACGCCGTCGGCGTCGGCCCGGGAAACACCGAGTATCTCACCCCGCGAGGCGAGCGGGCGATTCGCGAGGCGGACGTCGTCATCGGCTTCACGACCGTCGTGGAGTTCGTCGAGGACGAGACGGACGCCGACCTGCTGACCTGCGGCTACAAGGACGAGGCCGAAGCGCTCGAGGAATTCGGCGAGCGCGTCGCCGCCGGCGAGTCGGGGACTGCTGTCGCGATGGGCGATCCAAACCACTCGGGATACCAGTTCGTCGGGAAGGTACAGGACACGGTAGAGCGCCACGATACCGAAATTCCGGTTCGCATCGTTCCCGGTATCTCGTCGCTCCAGATGGCGGCGAGCCGCGCCCGGACACCGATGGAAGATACCGAGTTCGTCACGCTCCACAAGAGCGGCGACCTCGAGTCGGACATGGATCGGCTCGCTGCCGCCGTGGACGACCGCCACCTGCTGGTGCTCCCGCGGCCGTACGATCGGATGCCAGGCGATATCGCGGACTTCCTGCTCGAACACGGTGCCGACCCCGATCTCGAGGCGCTGGTGCTCGAGAAGCTCACCCACGACGACGAGCAGATCCACCGGTTTACGCTCGCGGAACTGGCCGAGCACGCCGGCGGGAGCGGGAAAGAGGACACACCGTTTTCCGATCTGGTCGTGCTCGCGGTTCGACAGCCGATCTCCGTGGGATAG
- a CDS encoding methyltransferase family protein, with protein MLFDLQRPHLYVFFGAIAVWVVSNLSIGLRYRNRDTASQDRGSKRAIAVATSGGIIGATLLPKVMPAPELPRRLAAFWIGIGLVVFGVLLRQYAVRTLSEYFSLEVSVEETDTVVKSGPYRWVRHPSYTGELATVIGVGVAIGNWLSLGFVTLAGLLGYGYRIRVEEQVLRETLGDSYEAYAKRTPYRLIPGLW; from the coding sequence ATGCTATTTGATTTGCAACGGCCGCACCTGTACGTCTTCTTCGGGGCGATCGCTGTCTGGGTCGTATCCAACCTGAGCATCGGATTGCGGTATCGAAATAGGGACACTGCTTCGCAGGATCGGGGATCAAAACGCGCGATCGCCGTCGCCACATCTGGCGGTATTATTGGTGCTACACTCCTTCCCAAAGTGATGCCCGCTCCGGAACTCCCGCGTCGCCTGGCCGCGTTCTGGATCGGGATTGGACTCGTGGTGTTCGGTGTACTGCTCCGTCAATACGCTGTTCGGACGCTTAGCGAGTACTTTTCGCTCGAAGTGTCGGTCGAGGAGACAGACACCGTTGTCAAATCGGGGCCCTATCGATGGGTTCGCCATCCATCGTACACCGGCGAGCTGGCGACGGTGATCGGGGTTGGGGTCGCGATCGGCAACTGGCTGAGTCTCGGATTCGTGACGCTCGCCGGCCTACTCGGCTACGGGTATCGCATCCGTGTTGAAGAGCAAGTCCTCCGAGAAACGCTAGGTGATTCCTACGAAGCCTACGCGAAACGGACGCCCTATCGGCTCATTCCGGGCCTCTGGTAA
- a CDS encoding DUF1802 family protein, translating to MSDASTAAIAALKERAGVVNALIDGDQTVLVRHPTLDPGTIDDRFVLYPAYTHQEPDRYQPRYEDYYHRASAKPEDGVPIRAVAEVREEYTVPSDDLEALARHYVYTPDGLRDKHDPDDDLRVLLLRVSALESPRLIEERGSYRGCRAWIELTDAVDVDLESTTPVLDEPTFAERRAAVRDALE from the coding sequence ATGTCCGACGCTTCGACCGCCGCCATCGCTGCGCTGAAAGAACGCGCCGGCGTGGTCAACGCCTTGATCGACGGCGACCAGACGGTACTCGTGCGCCACCCGACGCTCGATCCGGGAACGATCGACGACCGTTTCGTTCTCTATCCGGCCTACACCCATCAGGAACCGGATCGATACCAGCCCCGGTACGAGGACTATTACCACCGGGCGAGCGCCAAACCCGAGGACGGAGTACCGATCCGCGCCGTCGCCGAGGTTCGCGAGGAGTACACGGTCCCGAGCGACGATCTCGAGGCCCTCGCGCGCCACTACGTCTACACCCCCGACGGCCTGCGCGACAAGCACGATCCGGACGACGACCTGCGGGTGCTGTTGCTCCGGGTTTCGGCACTCGAGTCGCCGCGGCTCATCGAGGAGCGGGGCAGCTACCGGGGCTGTCGCGCCTGGATCGAACTGACTGACGCGGTCGATGTCGATCTCGAGTCGACCACGCCGGTGCTGGACGAACCGACCTTCGCGGAACGCCGGGCCGCGGTCCGGGACGCCCTCGAGTGA
- a CDS encoding Zn-dependent hydrolase has translation MLSIDEERFRESFETYSEIGATDAGGLDRLALTDEDRRARNRFVDDLNALGLEVRIDEIGNVFGRREGTDPDADPVLIGSHLDSQPSGGRFDGQLGVLSALEALRTLADQGIETERPIEIVNWTNEEGSRFQHAMLGSAVVTGETDLETALDMTDDDGVRLGDELERIGYDGDHPVDLGDVHGHVELHIEQGPTLAAHGNAVGVVEGVYGISWLDVTIRGESDHAGPTPMHARRDAMAAAADAVSAINGLPTRLSADAVATVGEFDLEPDSINVIPNQAEFSVDLRSADDDVVDRAVDRTKREIEAACDRHGTSADVEDVWRIPRTEFDASVCDVLASAAETVGVDYERLVSGAGHDAKYVSDIAPTAMLFVPSVEGRTHTESEYTAWEDCVAGANVYANAALALARD, from the coding sequence ATGCTATCGATCGACGAGGAGCGATTCCGCGAGAGCTTCGAGACCTACTCCGAAATCGGTGCGACCGACGCGGGCGGACTCGACCGTCTCGCCCTGACGGACGAGGACAGGCGGGCTCGAAACCGATTCGTCGACGATCTGAACGCGCTCGGGCTGGAGGTTCGAATCGACGAGATTGGGAACGTCTTCGGGCGTCGCGAGGGAACGGATCCGGATGCGGATCCGGTCCTGATCGGATCCCATCTCGACTCCCAGCCGTCAGGCGGCCGGTTCGACGGCCAGCTCGGCGTCCTCTCGGCACTGGAAGCGCTCCGAACTCTGGCGGATCAGGGAATCGAGACGGAGCGCCCGATCGAGATCGTCAACTGGACGAACGAGGAGGGCTCCCGCTTCCAGCACGCGATGCTCGGCAGTGCGGTGGTCACCGGAGAAACGGATCTCGAGACCGCGCTGGACATGACCGACGACGACGGCGTCCGGCTCGGCGACGAACTCGAGCGCATCGGCTACGACGGCGACCACCCGGTCGACCTCGGCGACGTTCACGGCCACGTCGAACTCCACATCGAACAGGGACCGACGCTGGCGGCCCACGGAAACGCCGTCGGTGTCGTCGAGGGGGTCTACGGGATCTCCTGGTTGGACGTGACGATACGCGGCGAGTCCGATCACGCCGGACCGACGCCGATGCACGCTCGGCGCGACGCGATGGCGGCCGCAGCCGACGCCGTCAGCGCGATCAACGGGCTCCCGACGCGCCTCTCCGCGGACGCGGTGGCGACCGTGGGCGAGTTCGACCTCGAACCGGACTCGATCAACGTGATACCGAACCAGGCGGAATTTTCCGTCGACCTCCGGTCCGCGGACGACGACGTCGTCGATCGGGCCGTCGACCGAACGAAGCGCGAGATCGAGGCGGCCTGCGACCGCCACGGGACGAGCGCCGACGTCGAGGACGTGTGGCGGATCCCTCGTACCGAGTTCGATGCGAGCGTCTGCGATGTCCTCGCTTCGGCTGCGGAAACCGTCGGTGTCGACTACGAACGCCTCGTCAGTGGCGCGGGCCACGACGCGAAGTACGTCAGCGACATTGCGCCGACTGCGATGCTCTTCGTGCCGTCGGTCGAGGGGCGGACTCACACCGAATCCGAATACACCGCGTGGGAGGACTGCGTCGCCGGGGCAAACGTCTACGCCAACGCGGCTCTCGCCCTCGCCCGCGACTGA
- a CDS encoding cobyrinic acid a,c-diamide synthase, with protein MKGFVLGGVSSGVGKTVTTLSIIQALADAGHEVQPAKAGPDFIDPSHHEAVAGRPSRTLDSWLEGEDGLRRNYRRGEGDICVVEGVMGLYDGDGSSTAMVAEALDLPVVLVVDAKAGMESVAATALGFREYAATIGRDIEVAGVIAQRAHGGRHEQGIRDALPDDLAFFGRIPPNDDLEIPDRHLGLEMGAEAALPKDALREAAESLAADRLAAVASEPPAPETPIEPAESVDATIAVASDAAFCFRYPATIERFRERADLVTFSPVAGDPVPDADGVYLPGGYPELHAEELESAGTLTELGERAAEGLPVLGECGGLMAMSRSLTTAEGDRSEMAGILPADVTMHDRYQALDHVELEAAEGTLTADAGETIRGHEFHYSSADVDGDARFAFETVRGDGIDGEHDGLTEHESLGTYVHVHAESGAFDRFLERLEQ; from the coding sequence ATGAAGGGATTCGTCCTCGGGGGCGTCAGTTCCGGTGTCGGAAAGACGGTCACGACGCTGTCGATTATTCAGGCGCTCGCGGACGCCGGCCACGAGGTCCAGCCGGCCAAGGCGGGTCCGGACTTCATCGATCCGAGTCACCACGAGGCGGTCGCGGGCCGCCCCTCCCGCACCCTCGATAGCTGGCTCGAAGGGGAAGACGGCCTCCGCCGGAACTACCGGCGCGGCGAGGGGGATATCTGCGTCGTCGAGGGCGTGATGGGGCTCTACGACGGGGACGGCTCGAGCACCGCCATGGTCGCGGAGGCCCTCGACCTCCCCGTCGTCCTCGTGGTAGACGCGAAGGCGGGTATGGAGAGCGTCGCGGCGACCGCCCTCGGGTTTCGCGAATACGCCGCCACCATCGGGCGCGATATCGAGGTCGCCGGAGTCATCGCGCAGCGCGCCCACGGCGGCCGCCACGAGCAGGGGATTCGGGACGCCCTCCCCGACGATCTCGCGTTCTTCGGTCGAATCCCGCCGAACGACGACCTCGAGATCCCCGATCGACACCTCGGGCTCGAGATGGGCGCGGAAGCGGCCCTGCCGAAAGACGCCCTGCGGGAGGCCGCCGAGTCGCTCGCGGCCGATCGGCTGGCTGCAGTCGCGAGCGAACCGCCCGCCCCCGAAACGCCGATCGAACCTGCGGAGTCGGTCGACGCCACGATCGCCGTCGCCAGCGACGCCGCCTTTTGCTTCCGGTATCCGGCGACGATCGAACGGTTCCGCGAGCGGGCCGACCTGGTCACGTTCTCGCCGGTCGCGGGCGACCCCGTCCCGGACGCCGACGGCGTCTACCTGCCCGGCGGCTACCCCGAACTCCACGCCGAGGAACTCGAGTCGGCCGGTACGCTCACCGAACTCGGCGAGCGGGCCGCCGAGGGACTGCCGGTCCTTGGGGAGTGCGGCGGCCTGATGGCCATGAGTCGATCGCTGACGACCGCCGAGGGCGACCGCAGCGAGATGGCCGGAATTCTCCCCGCCGATGTCACGATGCACGACCGCTATCAGGCGCTCGATCACGTCGAGCTCGAGGCCGCCGAGGGAACGCTGACCGCCGACGCCGGCGAGACGATTCGGGGTCACGAGTTCCACTACTCGAGCGCCGACGTCGACGGCGACGCCCGCTTCGCCTTCGAGACGGTCCGGGGCGACGGCATC